ACTGCACCGCATCCGATCACCGCTCAACCCCGTCTAGCCGAGCCTCTTCCCAGCCTCTCCCCTCCAGCCCGCAAAAATGGCGTCTCGCGTGACCGAAGTCGCCGCGCGGCTTTATGACGCCTGCGTGGAGAGGTTTGAAGCCGATCATCTTTTCTATCAGCAGGACCTTCTTGCGCTCGATGTGATTCCGAAGGCTGAAATCGACTTGTTGCTGAAATGTACGCAAGCCCTGGTGGACCAAAAACTGTTCCGACTCCACCAAGGCGCGAATAACCGCCTCGCATGGAAGATCATCTCTCGCGATGACGCCGAGAAGTAAGACTTCACCACTCACCTTTGACACGTAATATGACCTGAGGGACCTTAACTAAGTCATGCTTTTTGTTCAATAGATTGCAGAGTCTCAGCCCCGACGAGAGCTTGGTGTACAACGTCATTCACTCGAGCGGCCGATCCGGCGTTTGGATCCGGAACATCATCAGCCGAACGAACCTGCATAAGTCCATTCTCGATCGCTGCGTCAAGTCGCTCGAAAGCAAAAACTACATCAAAAGCGTTCACAATGTCAAGTATCCGACTCGAAAGATGTACATGCTCGCGGGCCTGGCCCCGAGCGAGGACATCACTGGAGGTGCTTGGTTCACGGATGGTGTGCTGGATGCCAATTTCATCAACAGTGTTGCTGGTTACATCGAGTACACCGTCAGCCGGCGCAGCTGGTATGAGGTACCGGCTGCCGACCGTGGCCGCAACAAGCGCATCAAAACCGCCACCGGCAAGGCGGAGGTGAAGTCTGAGTCAGAGAAGGTGTATTTACCTTACCCGGCCAACTACTCCGGGTATCCGACCGTCGAAATGATCACCAATGCGGTCAACCAGAGTGGTATCACACCCGTGCGTCTGGGTGAAGAGAGCATCGTCCAGCTCCTCCAGATGCTTTGCTTTGACCGGAAGCTTGTTGCTCTGAATAACGGGGCCAACTACAAATCCCTGAAGAACCCCGAAGTGGTGAAGGCAAGCCAGTCCCGAAAGCCCGCCGCCGGAGAGGAGGCTGGCGCTCCCattcttggccttggcaaaAATGGAATGACCGAGGCACCTTGCGGATCGTGCCCGAACATCAAGCTTTGCTCACCCGGCGCTGCAATCAGTCCGGAGACTTGCGAGTACTTTGATCCGTGGTTTGAGAAGGTCCTTGGCTTCTGATTGTCTCCCGCAGTGGTATGAATCACGAGATCGAAGCTGTTCATCTCAAAACAATCCTGCGTCTATTAGCAAGAAAATTCAAGGCAGCGGCGCCCTCAATTCAGCCTCCAAAATGAGGTTTCTGTGGAGGCTCCGTGCCCCAAGGCAGAGAGTTCTCCCCGCTCTTATCCGTCTCTTACCCCCAATGGCGCCATGGCCGCAAAAGCGGTACACCTTATGCATATAATACGGAACGCTAAAAAAAATATCTGCATAGCGATGGCGTTGTTTTTCGAATGCTATTATCACATCAGCAAATGAATTCCATCATTCAGCCAGCTCTACTTCAATCAATGTCGACGGCCTGACTCGCGTTTCAAGGATTGACTGCCATCATACGTGCTTCAAGCATGATCTCTGGAGCGAAGCTTGAATTTATCAACCTCTTACACAAAGGTTCAAGATTTCTCGCAAGCTTCGGCTCAAATTTCGCTCAACGAATTGTGCAGGGTTCGTGGGCCTTAGCGGTTTAGATATATCCCAGCTACTGGGTTACAAAATTATGATGAAATGAATTTCCCCTCAGGGTCCTGATTTCATACGGTGCAAGGCGTAAAAAGTGATTCATCCATCGAAACTGGATAAAATGATCTAGACTTGAAACAGGGAGAGGATTCTGTGCACCTGGAGCTATGCGGGCACTATCGCTAGACCGTCTTTAATCTGTTAACTTCTGCTTCAACTAGGTACCGAGTGGTTGTAGGTTAGCAGACACAAACGATAGTCATTTTTGATAATGAGCGCATGGCAAAAGCCTAAATGTTCAAATCTAGCGGACACCTCGCCAAATTCTTGTGCCGACTTTTCATCCTTGCTGGGACAGGGCTGTCTGGTCTCTAAAGCAGTGATACTCGGCGAGTTCCAATGCTCTCTTCAAGTAGGACGGAGGATCCCCACATCTCCACCACGTTGTCGGCCATTTCACACGTGACTTCCCCACATGGAGCCGTTTGATCCCCAGAAATCCCACCCCTCCGGAGGGTCCGAACACCGCCCAGCGTCCGATTATTGTTGGGGCTAGAGCGGGCGCCTCCTCATTTCGACCAACGCTGTTGCATACTGACTCAGCTGTCTACATTTCGCAACGACAATCAACTGAGTGCAAACAGACCACAATCCTCGAGAGGAAGACTTGGGTTTTGCCCAATGTGGGGGCAGTGCTTAGGATTGTCTCCAATGTGATCGGTCATGCCTCGATCCCCGGACAGCAATGCGCTGGCCCTCAAGCGCAAGCTACAGCAGGCTGAGTCTCAATCCGAACAGACCGAGCCCACATATAAgcgccatcatcttcaaagcTATGATCCAAAGGCACCATGGCTTCACGAGACAAAGTCCATTAGCGGATGGCGAACCTTTGGAAACGCGGCAGTCCATAACTCGCTGCCGTTGGCAAACATGGTCTCCGCAGTGCAAGACCTGATTGATCCGGACTTTGATCCGCTCACCGCGATTCTGGATGATGAGCCGCGTTTCCTGAAGCCTTTGCCGGACCGTATCGCACCAGAGGATCTAGAGTTCTTGCGCTTTCGCGGAGCTTTGTCTATTCCCGAGACGAGCCTTCGAAATGCATTGCTTCGATCATATATACAATGGGTGCATAGTTTCATGCCGGTGCTAAATCTGCAAGAGCTTCTACGATGTGTTGCAGAGAATGATCCTGATGGAAACATCAGTGTCTTGCTTTTTCAAGCGGTGATGTTTGTCGGGACAGCTTTCGTCGACCTGAAAGATCTACAGGATGCTGGTTACTCAACAAGAAAGAGCGCACGTGAGAGTTTTTACATGCGCTTAAAGGTACGTTAGAGCGTTTTGGTCTGAAATTTTCGATTTGAATAATGACAGCTGACACTGGTCTGTAACTCAGCTGCTTTACTCGCTTGACTGcgaagaggatcgtatcgTCATTCTGCAAACCTTGCTATTGATGACCTACTGGTCAGATCCAGAAAACAGCCTCCATCGAGATATCTGGGATTGGATCGGTATTTGCAATACCCAAGCACATTCAATTGGTCTGAACAAAGACCCGATGAGTGGCAACATAGACCCCAAGACTCGTCGACTACGGACACGGATCTGGTGGTGCATATACACACGTGATCGCTTGATTGCAATGGGGTTGCGGCGTCCGCTCCAAGTGAACGATGGTAACAGCAACGTGCCCATGCTGAAGCTTGATGATTTTGACTTCGAGCCATTCTCTCACTCCGTGAAAGCTCTGTTTCATTGCCGACAACTCGAAGATGTGTCACATCAGAAACGTCTGGCGACGATGTTCATTGAGAAAGTGAAGCTTTGTCAGTGTATCGGTCGGGTTCTTTTCGCCCAGTATGCCCCTTCACAGCGACAGTTTGGAGCAACAGATCGTACGACAGTCACTCTGATTCCCCGACAGGCCTCCGAGTCCGAGTTTACGAGATGCAGCCAAAAGCTTGACTCCTGGCTGAGTGCACTACCTAAAGATGCGCAGTTCATTCCCGAATCACGAAATAACTTTCGTGATGGCGAAGATGTGCTTCTCTTACACGGAGCCATGCTACGTATGCTTTACCACGCCACAACAAGTGCTCTCCATCGACCGTGGGCCACCAACACCAAAGACCAGTCAAAGGCACGCCAGGGATGGCGAAACACCGCCCGAACAAAAATGCAAGATGCTGCTGCAGGGATAACACACATTATCCAAGGTCTCAATCAGCTGAACCTTACCCGCTTTCTACCACAGACCGGAGTCACAGTCATCCTCCCTGCCGCCGTAGCTCACCTCTCCAATTCCTCGTCGGACAATCCCACTGTGCGCGAGAACAGCATCTCTAACTTTCATCGCTGCGTTCAGGTACTCCATGGGTTGAAAGACATATATCCTGCTGCCGGCGTTGAGTTTGCCAATCTCGTCGCTGCGATCAAAATGCAAACCGGCAACTGTGCCAGCAATGCATTCTATCGAATCATGCAATACACCTTTGACACTCCAACATCCCCGCCATACAACGATGTCAGGAAGCCAAGCATTGCGGCGACTGTCACAAACGCCAACTTCAATCAGTGTTCTGAAAAAGAGCCTGCAGGCGATGGCGGATCTCAGGTTGCTGCCCTGACGACTAGTGCGTTTGTGAACGCCAATATCCAGGCCAACGCCAGCATCAGACACCAGAATGAAACCAACAATTATCAATTTTCCCTCTTGAATCATCAAAAGACACCATCTCCTTCGATGCCTGTCGATCGACCTGCAAATTCACAGTGTCCATTCCCTAACGACTTCGATGACCATTTCGCACTTCCTACCAACAATTTATCACCCGGCCCCGAAAACCCCTTCTCCTACCTGACTTTCGACTTTGATTCCTTCCTGGACCTGGCCTCACCTTCCGTGAGCAGCACTAAAGGCCTCTCTAAACATCTCAATTTTTCCCCAGCTCCCGACTTGGATGGCATCGACTGGGCTCAGGCTATCTTCCGTAGTGCGTCTGTTGCAGAGCCTGATAATGCGGTCGAGGCTCCTGGCAATCGCAAATCCCCTCAACCACAGCGGAAATCACAAGCAGCTAGCGATGCGGAGGGAAGCTCGGACGTGTTTTCTTTCAATTTTGACGACCATGAGAGTCCTCTTGCTTCGGCTGCGCCGTTTGGAGATCTGCCCAGTGGAATACGGAATATAACCGGTGACTTGGACAAGGATCTTGGACTCCAAAGTGAGGATGAGAGATTCTAGGctgcctttcttttcttttctcttcttgtgaGGTTTGCCCGGGCTCTAAATCTGAGTATCTCATGCACATTGTATATGAATGTTCAATTATTTTGACCTTTTGGCAGTCTGGCAGATCGCTCTTGTGTATTTGAATTCACGATCTACTATGGCTTGACGTATTTACCTTGGATGCAGGTAACCTCCTTTCCAGTATCACGGTACCAAAATTTTCAGTAGCAATTTCCTCAATCTTGGTATGAGTGTGATGACTAGACCTAGTGCAGCACATGGAGGGTACGGATATATGATCCAGAAAAGTCTAAGGGAGTCAGCTACATTATAGGCCTCAAGGGTTATCGAATCATCGCAGCAGGAGTGAAAAGCAACGGGAAAGGAACCTACCTGCGAGAGGTACATATTTGGCTGGAATTGCAAATCGTTAGCCTGAGCAGCTTGATACTTGACTCTTCTTGAGTGAAAGCTATGTTTTCTGGGAGAGTGAAAAACACTTAGCTAACTCAGTGGCTGTTAGGACCTAGAGATGACCGGGCCTTAGTAGGCGTGAACATGACGATTCAATGACGGAAGCGACCACGAAGAATGACTGGAATTGGTGACGACCATTTTTTCCACCTGGTAGGACAAGATTATTGTTTGAGGATGATCAACTGCTCAAGGAACACTTTGGTCCTTATTCATGTCAATTGTTGTGGACCGGCTCAATGAACTGGCTGGAAATTCTCTGTCTATTGGATATCTCTGTTTATCTCCTTTCCCAACGCCAACCACCCAACCGAACCGCAGAAAGATGTTGCGAGCACACCATGTCCGAGTATAAGACTGTTGGATTTTGAAGATCTCAGATGGGAAGAATGGCTTATTGCCGCATCCACGCGTCATTCACGGATGTCATATTCAGGATTGTCCAGCCCAGCGATTGCTTTCATCGACTTCAGCCCACGACTGTTCAGTGTAGCCCaacttcttcttgacctcttgAACTTTGGCCTTGTCGCCGGTGTTTTTGCCCATGTTATCACTCAGCTTCACGGCTGGCCGACCATTCGCGGTGGCGATCTTGATGACGATATTGAGGGGCTTGGATTTTTGACCATTGGATTTGTTGGTGAAATCATCTAAATAGGCGTTAGTAACCTGATGCCTCCTTGTATTGATGAAAGCATCCAGTCTGTATGATACTAACTTGTGAAGAATGTGCCGACGCCAAATGTGGGGTTGAAACCAGCCTCCTCGGCAATGGCTTTGTATTCCAGACAATGCACGATGTCCAACGAATCCGAGAAAACGATTGTCTTTTTCTCAGTGATACCTTGGCGGTCATAGAAGTCGCGGACCATCTTAACAAAGTAGGTTGGGTCGCCGGAATCTTGACGAACACCTGCGTAAACTTGGGCATACGTCTTGGTCGTATGGGACTTGTCAGCGTGGATATCGGACGTGACTGGGGGATTCGCCGAAGCGTCACTGTCTACGGGAGCTTCCATGACGGGCTTTCGGAAAGCGTCAAGGAAGGCTGGCGTGCCAAAGGTGTCAGTGAGGGCAACGCCAAGAACCTGAGAAGAATGAGTTAGCCTGAACAGTAATCACAAGGTGGCCAGCCCCGAGTCCGAAGATCACTTACTCCCTCACCAAAACAGCCGAGCCAGTAACGTAGGCCGAGCTCGTTAGCGTTCTCATAGTCCTCTGTGATCGCGGCGATGGTCATGTACCACTCATGAGCCACAGTGCCAACGGCGCTGACATTGTACTTCATGGCAAAATGCACGTTGCTGGAGCCAGTAAAGACACCTTTCCATCCTTGCCGCTTGCCTTCCTCTGCAGCCCGACATAGGCCTGTCATCACGAGGTCCTGGGTATGGTAATCTCTTCGCCGCCGGGAGCCAAATTCAGAAAACACGCAACCATTCTTGAGAAGATCGCAGCCCTTCCTGAAcgccttttcttcttgattgcTGTAATCCCAGTCCGTGTCACTGAACATGAAGTATGCCTGACTGGTCAGAGCCAGTAGCGGGATCTCGTAGAGGATAGTCTCCACCCAGAGACCTTTAATTGTGTACTCCACATCgccctcgtcctcatcaCTGCCAGTGTCCTGCGTTGGGGTGAACTTGATATCGATCTGGTCTTGGGGTCTGAGCTGGAAGGTTTCCAGGAAAGTGAGGTAGGTCTCATTGAGGTACGGGCACTTTTTCTTGAGCCATGCGCGCTCCTCCGGCGTGACGCGGACATTGGCGAGCTCTGCATTGAATAGCGTTTAGACCAAACGTTCGACCTTCAAGGTATATTAAATCCACTAGGATTTTGCCCTCGGGATTTTATTGTTACTCACTGTCCATCTGCTCCAGAAGCCATTTGTAGGCGCCTCGGCGCAACTTCATGTGCGGCGTTCGGTTCGTGAAGCCATATGTCACATCTGAAGAGGAATTAGAGTCCTCAGCTTCCTTGATGATATTAAATCCACTCACGAACGTCTGGAAAGTACTTCAAGATAGCGCATTGCATGGTCAATTTGTACAAATCGGTATCAAGAAGTGAGAAAATGCCTTCCGGCAGAGGAGGGGTTGCATTCTGGCCCATTTTGCCGGTCATTTAACACCGCAGTGAGGTGAGTGATGGACGGGGTGAGACGGAGGGTTGTACTGATCGGTAAGTAAGACCAAGATTTAGGAAAACTGATGTCTCGACGGAAGAAGTGGGCCAGGCGACCTTTTTCAAAGTTGAGTCCTCTGCTGTCAAGCCGCAAACTCCGCGACAATATCTTTGCGCGGGGATAATCGCGATATGTATGGTGTTTGCATAGTTTGCATTCGATGATGTATTGATGCCATGCAGCCCGGAGTGATTCACATGGGTGCATCATTAATATGGAAACAATCTCAAAGAGTCCTCGCGTGATATAGATGCTTCTGAGCATGGTCAAATTGTAGCTTCCATCTGAAGCCATAATGAAGTTGAGTCTTTCAACCTTAGACTCCTACATCTCCTACATTGAAGTAGAGGTGACCCATGTTGCTATCCGGATAAATCATCAACTGCCAGCTGCTCAGTAACATAGCGGACATCAGCACCACCTTCCTATACACTGTtagaaagggaaagaacgTCCCATTATCGCTACAGCAATATGATCACCACTCTGATCGATAGCGTAGAACTGCCAGACTGTCTTTGTTTGCGTCTTCCCACCGCTCTGCTTGACCGATCGGGCATAAATAGGTTCGAATTTGTTTATCTTCACGTTCACCTTCGATCTTTGTTCTTCTCACTTTGCATCTCCACATCCCTCTTGTTTCTAAAAATTGATGTGCTAGATAGACTTCCTGTGAAGTAGATTGGTACTATCACCTATCAACTATCTAGTACGGTAGCACGATGGATGCCAAGCCTGCGGCTCTGCCAGATCCGGCGCCACAGGAGGGTGACTCAGCGAATGCTGACTCGCCAGCCGCAGGTGGAGGCCCGGGCCCGAACGGCCATCCTGGAACGCGGCTGCGGTTGATTGTGAGAGGACCAAAGCCACCGGAATCTGAGCCACCGGTCGAACAATCACTACGTCGAGGTCGCGGTCGgccaaaaaacaaaacccgGCTCGCCATCCCTAACAACACACCTCGCCGTCCCTCCACCGCAACCGCCGACACACCACAGAACACAAGGAAAAACTCGGCACCCAACATGGCTCAAGGCGCTGAGGACTGCGCGACTGTGCTCGAGCAGTTCGTTCATGACTCGGCGAACTTGCCCCTCGAGATCAATCatctgatggaggagattCAGGCCAAAGATAAGATCATGCAAGAGTGCCGCGCCACCATCAACTCCAAGGATGGCAGCCTTCAAAAGTTCATCAAGCTGAATGGCAGTCTGGCCCCAAACCCCAAGGAAGAGCAATACACCAAGGCTGTTCTTCAGAGCTTTGATCGGAGCCAGCAGCTACAGGATGAGAAAATCCAACTCAGCGAGAAGGCTTGTGTTCTCCTGGACCGCCAAATCAAGAAACTCGATATGCGCATTCGCGAGCTTGTGAACGACGGTGTTCTCTCCAACGATCCTCCACTCCCTTCCCTCTTCGACAACAAGAACAACTACCGTGACCCTCCTAAAGTCTTTTTTCCCGACGCCACCCCATCCGAATCCTCATCTTATGCCACTCCTGTCAACCAGACTTCCGGCAACGTGAATCCGATTCTGGCTGCGGCTCAGCGCCTCAGCCAAGCTACTCCACGTCTGTCCGGCCCCTCGGCTCTCACTGCCCATAGCGGTGCTCGAAGCTCAGCACCCGCCACTCCTGCCGCTTCGGGGGCGAGCCACCTTCTCCAGCGCCAGCGAGAGTCTTCCGCTGGTGCAGTCGATACCAAACGTCGCCGACTGAATGCCTCGCTGGGTACTCTGCCCGCCGCATCGTCCAACCTGCGCCAGTCATCCATGGGCCCCGGAAC
The nucleotide sequence above comes from Penicillium oxalicum strain HP7-1 chromosome II, whole genome shotgun sequence. Encoded proteins:
- a CDS encoding Nicotinate phosphoribosyltransferase — its product is MGQNATPPLPEGIFSLLDTDLYKLTMQCAILKYFPDVHVTYGFTNRTPHMKLRRGAYKWLLEQMDKLANVRVTPEERAWLKKKCPYLNETYLTFLETFQLRPQDQIDIKFTPTQDTGSDEDEGDVEYTIKGLWVETILYEIPLLALTSQAYFMFSDTDWDYSNQEEKAFRKGCDLLKNGCVFSEFGSRRRRDYHTQDLVMTGLCRAAEEGKRQGWKGVFTGSSNVHFAMKYNVSAVGTVAHEWYMTIAAITEDYENANELGLRYWLGCFGEGVLGVALTDTFGTPAFLDAFRKPVMEAPVDSDASANPPVTSDIHADKSHTTKTYAQVYAGVRQDSGDPTYFVKMVRDFYDRQGITEKKTIVFSDSLDIVHCLEYKAIAEEAGFNPTFGVGTFFTNDFTNKSNGQKSKPLNIVIKIATANGRPAVKLSDNMGKNTGDKAKVQEVKKKLGYTEQSWAEVDESNRWAGQS